DNA from Algisphaera agarilytica:
GACTACGACGGCGACCTCACCGCCGAGGCCCACCGCTACGCCAACCTCTGCGTCGACCTGGCCCGCGGCGAAGACTTCGACGTCATCCACGCCCACGACTGGCTGACCTTCCCCGCCGGCATCGCCGTGGCCCGCGCCACCGGCAAGCCGCTGATCGTCCACGTCCACTCCACCGAATACGACCGCTCCGGCGAAAACGTCAACACCGTCGTCCGCGGCATCGAACACGAGGGCTGCCACGCCGCGACCCGCATCATCGCCGTGTCCCGCCGCACCAAGTCCGTGCTGGTCGAACGCTACGACCTCCACCCCGACAAGATCGAAGTCGTCTACAACGGCATTGAGAACGGCCCGGCCAACCCCGACATCACCATCCCGCCCAAGATCGACAAGGACGACAAGATCGTCCTCTTCCTCGGCCGGGTCACCATGCAAAAGGGCCCCGAGTACTTCATCCGCGCCGCCAAGCGGGTCCTGGAGATCCTCGACCACGTGAAGTTCGTCGTCGCGGGCACCGGCGACAAGATCCAGGAACTCATCGAGATGGCCGCCCGGGCCGGGATCGGGCACAAAGTCGTCTTCACCGGGTTCTTGCGGGGCGATGACGTCGAGCGCGTCTTCAAGATGGCCGACGTCTACGTCATGCCCAGCGTCAGCGAACCCTTCGGCATCGCGCCGCTCGAAGCGATCGCCCACGACGTGCCGGTGATCATGTCCAAGCAGTCGGGCGTCAGCGAAGTCATCGAGCACGCCCTGAAGGTCGACTTCTGGGACACCGACGAGATGGCCAACAAGATCGTCGCCGTGCTGCGTCACCCGCCGCTGGGCGCGACCATGCGTGAACACGCCGACCTCGAGGTCCGCAAGCTCACGTGGGAAGGCGCTGCCGCGAAGTGCCACGAGGTCTACGAATCGGTGGTGTGACCCGCCTGTGAGTCGACGTATTCCGCCACAGCAAATTTATCCCAGTTTCACCAGGCCGTGCGATCCGGTTATCGGACAACGCAACGGTGTTTCTGCGCCCGATTGATTCCACGCGGCGTTGCGGGGTTGCCGATAACTACCGCGATGGAAGATCAATTCACCCGCCGATGGTTTCTCCGGGCCCTGGCCGTTGCGCCCCTCGCCACGCTGCCCATGGGTTGCGGCGACCCGCAGTCCGCCGCCGCGGCGACACACCGGTCG
Protein-coding regions in this window:
- a CDS encoding glycosyltransferase — protein: MRVFMLGWEFPPFISGGLGTACYGLTKALSRQNTGVTFVLPKTVDSDFTSHVKLLSPQAPKAAVGDRAPESVASSYEIDAPVMPGDSEEEDFENVSFKAVPSKFSSPYAGGASVASRGESSTGGPISFINPQASIPQPLAITQGGGTAVAEAPEPEPARTQEAPDYDGDLTAEAHRYANLCVDLARGEDFDVIHAHDWLTFPAGIAVARATGKPLIVHVHSTEYDRSGENVNTVVRGIEHEGCHAATRIIAVSRRTKSVLVERYDLHPDKIEVVYNGIENGPANPDITIPPKIDKDDKIVLFLGRVTMQKGPEYFIRAAKRVLEILDHVKFVVAGTGDKIQELIEMAARAGIGHKVVFTGFLRGDDVERVFKMADVYVMPSVSEPFGIAPLEAIAHDVPVIMSKQSGVSEVIEHALKVDFWDTDEMANKIVAVLRHPPLGATMREHADLEVRKLTWEGAAAKCHEVYESVV